The genomic window ATCGCATGGAGCGCGACGGCCTGGTCCTGCGCGCCCCCGATCCCCACGACCGGAGGTCGCAGGTGGTGAGCCTCACGGAGGCGGGAAGCGCGGCGCAGTCCGGCGTCATTGCCGCGCTGGACCGCGCGCTCGAAATGGTTTTCCAGGGTATGCCGCAGTCGGAACTGGCCGCCGGGAAGAAATTCCTGGAGCGGGCGATCGCCAACCTGGAGGCCTGACCGGCGTACGCGGTACGCCGGCTTACCGCGCCTCGACCAGGCCGTCGATCGTCCTTCTGAGCGCCGCAGCCGATTCCGGGTTGTACATGATGAGAATATCCGCGCCCGCGTAGAGGAGCGCCGTCGCGGTTGAAAGCTCCCACACGGCCGCGCGCTTTTCGAGCTCTCCCCA from Spirochaetota bacterium includes these protein-coding regions:
- a CDS encoding MarR family transcriptional regulator, which gives rise to MRLWYAERTDGTVSRLGHEDGIRISELGRMTGLEPSSMTGLVDRMERDGLVLRAPDPHDRRSQVVSLTEAGSAAQSGVIAALDRALEMVFQGMPQSELAAGKKFLERAIANLEA